Proteins encoded in a region of the Esox lucius isolate fEsoLuc1 chromosome 9, fEsoLuc1.pri, whole genome shotgun sequence genome:
- the ccdc130 gene encoding coiled-coil domain-containing protein 130 homolog has product MGERKGQNHYYPPDFDPQKHGSLNGYHGTHALRERARKLSQGILIIRFEMPYNIWCDGCKNHIGMGVRYNAEKKKVGNYYTTPIYRFRMKCHLCVNYIEMQTDPATCDYVIVTGAQRKEERWDMADNEQILTTEHSEKEKLETDPMYKLDHGGKDKEKLRKALPSLSELQDHKAGWKDDFVLNSTLRRKFRTEKKVMAEEEEKDNCVRKRTNLSIPLLPEKEEDRKLAALLTYTAPDSYDDRQQYKRKEISSRSWFSSPARPTGSPVGSLLQKLGLQGKGPSLARAPGPSQTALSPHRLIRRRTEGSGCRRDTCATVSRRISDPGPNDPGPNDPGPNDPGPNDPGPNDPGPNDPGLNDLGPNSTGLNDLGADNPGCSLSEGGWELGLAPTQRTGATDLAVEQPEQGLEMEERNQTANTTEEDRGQWKGGDCGTVLGDSNSSVLKASLVVDYSDTSDSDPGQ; this is encoded by the exons ATG GGTGAGAGGAAAGGACAAAACCACTACTACCCTCCAGATTTTGACCCACAAAAG CATGGCTCTCTCAATGGTTACCATGGAACCCACGCCTTACGTGAGAGGGCCAGGAAACTGTCCCAGGGCATTCTTATCATCCG GTTTGAAATGCCGTATAACATATGGTGTGATGGCTGTAAGAATCATATTGGAATGG GTGTGCGTTACAATGCTGAGAAGAAGAAAGTGGGGAACTACTACACCACGCCAATCTACAG GTTCAGGATGAAGTGCCACCTGTGTGTGAACTACATAGAGATGCAGACGGACCCAGCCACCTGTGACTATGTCATTGTGACCGGGGCGCAGAGGAAGGAGGAACGATGGGACATGGCCGACAACGAACAGATCCTGACCACTG AGCATAGTGAGAAGGAGAAGTTGGAGACTGACCCCATGTACAAGCTGGACCACGGTGGGAAGGACAAGGAGAAGCTGAGGAAGGCACTGCCCTCCCTGTCCGAGCTGCAGGACCACAAGGCTGGATGGAAGGATGACTTTGTGCTCAACAGCACCCTCCGCAGGAAGTTCAGG ACTGAGAAGAAAGTAATGGCggaggaggaagaaaaagacaaCTGTGTGAGGAAAAGGACAAAtctgtccatccctctgttGCCCGAGAAAGAGGAGGACAGAAAACTGGCAGCGCTGCTCACCTACACAGCCCCAGACT CCTACGATGACCGGCAGCAGTACAAGCGGAAGGAGATCTCTAGCCGCTCCTGGTTCAGTTCCCCCGCCCGGCCGACGGGGAGTCCTGTCGGGAGTCTTCTCCAGAAGCTGGGTCTACAGGGGAAGGGCCCGTCGCTCGCCAGGGCCCCGGGCCCCTCACAGACGGCCCTGAGTCCCCACCGTCTCATACGCAG GAGGACTGAGGGCTCTGGCTGCCGACGAGACACCTGTGCTACAGTCTCACGCAGGATATCTGATCCAGGACCCAACGATCCAGGACCCAACGATCCAGGACCCAACGATCCAGGACCCAACGATCCAGGACCCAACGATCCAGGACCCAACGATCCAGGACTCAACGATTTAGGACCCAACTCCACAGGACTCAACGATCTAGGAGCCGACAACCCTGGATGCAGTCTCTCTGAGGGGGGGTGGGAGCTTGGCTTGGCTCCAACACAGAGGACTGGGGCGACAGATCTGGCAGTTGAACAACCCGAGCAGGGACTGGAAATGGAGGAAAGGAATCAGACGGCTAACaccacagaggaagacagaggacaaTGGAAAGGAGGGGATTGTGGGACGGTATTGGGGGACAGTAATAGCTCGGTACTAAAGGCATCGCTGGTTGTTGACTACAGTGACACCTCTGACTCAGACCCTGGACAATGA